A window of the Lolium perenne isolate Kyuss_39 chromosome 7, Kyuss_2.0, whole genome shotgun sequence genome harbors these coding sequences:
- the LOC127315325 gene encoding ethylene-responsive transcription factor RAP2-3-like, with protein sequence MLRLRATTPPKMPLRRRSTSGYHGVRARPSGRFYAEIRSGDERIRLGTFDTAHEAALAYDVVAWRLGRSRRTMNFHDVWTREQAEQLAPPSPVITREQQRHQRELEQRLLIAERDERLLEML encoded by the exons ATGCTCCGCCTCCGCGCCACCACCCCGCCGAAGATGCCTCTGCGCCGCCGCTCCACCTCCGGCTACCACGGCGTTCGGGCGCGGCCGAGCGGCCGCTTCTACGCGGAAATCCGCTCCGGCGACGAGCGGATCCGCCTCGGCACGTTCGATacggcgcacgaggcggcgcTGGCGTACGACGTCGTCGCCTGGCGCCTCGGCCGCTCCCGCCGGACCATGAATTTTCATGACGTATGGACGCGGGAGCAGGCGGAGCAGCTGGCGCCCCCATCACCAGTCATCACGCGCGAGCAGCAGCGCCACCAACGCGAGCTGGAGCAGCGTCTcctcatcgccgagcgcgacgag cgcctgttggagatgctctaa